The Eubacterium ventriosum genome includes the window AGCGATTTTCCCGCCTGCCGGGGTGTACTTCACCGCATTGTCCAGCAGGTTAAAAAGGGCTTCGGATGTCCACTTGCTGTCATGGAAAACGGTCAAATCCTCCGGGCAGTCCACGGACACGACGATTTCCTTTTTCTCTGCTGCATACACAATTCCACTCATGGCCTGTGCCACGGTATCAAAGAGGCGGCCCGGTTTCTTATCCAACTGGATCACGCCCGTTTCCAGCCGGGAAGTTTTCACAAGGGCCTGAAAGAGAAAGTCCAGCTTATCCGTCTGGCTGCGGATTCCCCGGATAAAGTCGGTGCGCTCCGCCTTGGTCATAGGCTTTTCCAGCAGCGTGTCCGTCGCCATTTTCAGATTGCTTACCGGCGTTTTCACCTGATGGGAAATATCCGATACAAGGGTCTGTAACTCCTGCCGTTCCTCGTCCACCCGGCGGCGGTTCTCCTGCATGATCTGATAGAGCCTTGCCAGCCGGTGTCCAATTCTGGCAAGCTGGGTTTCGCTGTCCTCTGGCCGCTGGGGCGCTTCATTTCCGGCGATCATGTGGTCTAAAGTCTGGCACAGGTCAGCGGTAAACTGCGACAGCCGCTTTCCAAACGCCTGCGTCAGTACAAAAATCCCCACAAGGGCGCACAGCAGCAGCGCCCCGCCCGTCAGCAGCACCGCCGTCTGTTTTGTCACAAGAAACAGGGCTATGGTGATCCCGGACATGGAAAGGACAAGCCCCATTGCTACCCGGCCAAACAGCCGCTTTACCGAGAGGTTTTGCAACTTCATTTTGCCTCGCCTCCCGTCCATTGATAGCCCATGCCGTAAACAGTTTTGATGTAGGGCGCGCCGCCGTCGGATTCGATCTTACTCCGAATCCGGCTGATGGAGGTTGTCAGGGTGTGTTCGTCCACAAACTTCTCGTCTATATCCCACAGCTTTTCCAAAAGCTGCCCACGGGTCAGCACTTGCCGGGGATTTTTACGGAACAGGTTCAGCATTTTGTACTCCATCGGGGATAGGGTCAGGGGCTTGCCGTTTAAGGAAGCCGTCTGCTCCGAGAAGTCCAGAAACAGCCGCCCGTCGTCGTAAATGTCCTTGGCCGGTTTGTGGTGTTCCAGCATGGCGAACATGGCTTTGATTTTTCGCTGCAAGGCCCCGATCACAAAGGGCTTTGTGATGTAGTCCACCGCGCCCACCTCATAGCCCCGTATCTGGTCGCTCTCCTGATCGTTAGCGGTCAGGAAAATCACAATGGTGTCCGGGTGCTGGGGCTTTATCAGTTTGCACAGCTCAAAACCGTTGCCGTCCGGCAGGTTGATGTCCAGCAGCACTAAGTCAAATTCCCGCTGGCGTATGGCTTCGGCTGCGGTTCTGGCGTTTAGGGCAGAAGTCACGCCGTAGCCGTCTGCGGTCAGGTTATAGGCCACCATCTTATTCAAAAAACTGTCGTCCTCGACAATTAAAATCTGCTTCATATCCTCACTTCCTTTGCTTTTTGCAGATAGTATAACAGGCAAATGTCCGCGAAATGTTACAACAGACAAAAAATTTTATTTTTTTGCATTTCTCTGTTATAGCAGTTCAAAATAATAACTCTATTATAGGCAGTTATCAAAGGTTTATCAATGCGGCAACTGTAAACAGATCCTCTGCCAAAGACTCTTAAAACTACTGGCAAGCAATGCAATCTTACGTAAGATTGCGTATTTAGCAGAAATCCCGTTTCCGGAATTCCTGCTAATGCTTGTTGGTGACATATCCCCAAACCCCTGAGATCATTGCCGGTGGCAATGGCTGCGCGTTCCGTTGGAACGCTGAAAACCAAAAGCAGACAAATCTTATTGACGGGATTTTTCTGTGCTGCGCTGCGGTTGTGCTGATTGTAGTTTACGCAAATTGTGATATGTATTCCCCAGTATATATGGGGAGTTAGAAATGTATTGAGATTAGATAGCCTTTTTCTCCAAGTCCTCACAGTAAACGCTTGAAAATAAATGTTCCAGCTCATTTCCAAAGTTGTATGAGATTTTAAGTTTGCGGTTTTCATAAACTGTTATCTGGTCTATCATTTCCACAATAATATCTCTGTCTAATTCTTCAATGTCTTTCAGTTCCAACAACCGCCTTAACCACGGTGTTTCAAAAACATCTTCTGTTACACTTTCCTTTTTCTTTTCTTCCAGCGTTTCAATCTGTTTGGAGTAAAGCGTTTCTTTTTGTTGATAGTCCTCTCGATAAGAAAGAAATTCTTCTTTAGAAATCAGTTCGTCTTTGTAATCTTCATAAATTGACTTTTTCAACTTCTTCACTCTTTCAAGCTCTGCTTTTAACTTTGTCAGTTCTATGTCTGTTGATTTTCTGATTTTTGTTGCTGTGAAAGATTGTGATTTTACAAGTTCCTGCAAGTTCTCTACATTGCGGATAATCTGCTTTAAATCTCCCAGCACAATATCATTCAATACTTGAAACGGGAGCGTGTGCGGAGTGCAATAATCTTTTCCACTTCTTTTGTAAGTTCCACAATAGAATGAATAGGACTTACTTCCGTCAGCACGTCGCCAGAAATTTTTCATCATTGCCCGACCACAATCGCCACACTTGATAAAACCTGCAAAGATATTTTTATTTGTTTCTAAATCAATATCCCTATGTTTTTTCGTCAGCAGTTTTTGTACCTTATCCCACAGTTGACGGTCTATAATCGGTTCATGTGTATTTTCAACCCTTATCCAGTTTTCTTTCTCAACTGGACGCTGTTTGCTTGCCGTATTCATCATAGAGTGGACGCAGACAGCACTTTGATATGTACGGGTCATAAAATGCCAGTATCTTTTCAATCGCTTTTTCGTCCCCGTCCATTGCTTGTGAAAGCAAATAGTAGGACGGCTTCTTAAATATTTGTTTCATTTTTACTGTTTCTCCTTTAGTAATTTTTTCATAAGTGCCAATGAGTTGTGCCGATTTTGGAATACACCGCTTCTGGAAATATTCTGTTTTTTTGCAATTTCTTCGTTGTTCATTTCCAAGAAATAATACATCAGCAAAGTTTCACGGTTACGCTCGGATAACTGTTTCAAGGCTTCTGCCAATTCATCATCATAAACACGAATATCGTAACCGCATACATTGAAAATCGTATAGTCCGTTTCATAATCGTCCCAGACAGCCAGATTTTCTACAACGATTTCTGGGAGTTCGCAAAAGAGCGTTTCTTTCTCTTGTCGTCGTTTTAATTTCTGCTGGTAGTCCTTAACAACATGACGGACAACTTTCTTCAAACAACTTTCAAAACGGCATTGAACTGTTTTCTGGAAGTCAGACGGTTTCATCAATCTCACCCCCTTTCCGCTATGACGTGAAAAGTGGTTCTCCCTCTTTCCGCACCATATAGGGAACGGCAGGTGTGATTTGTTAAGTTGAGAACTCAAAAAATCCAAAATTTTTCCAGAATGAAAAAAGCCCGCACAAAACAGACTGTTTGCACGAGCGAATGAATTTATATATCTAATTAACGATTTTATTGATTGCTTTTTCCATTTATAGCCGATAGATTTCTTTAAAACATTCCATGAAACATACTCCTTGATTTACACATCAAAATTATTTTCCAAAATCATAAAGTATATTTCTAAATAATTTCTAAATGTACCATAGACTTCTTTGTTTGATGTGGATAGCATAAAAACCTTATGATACAATATCTAATTAAAGGAGATGAAATCACATGAATAAAATTGCTATTATTGAAGATGATATAGACATTTGCAATATGATTGCAAAATTCTTAGAAAATAATAAATATATCGTTCATTATGCCTTGAATGGTGCAGAGGGCATAGAATTATGTAAATCGCTTGTTCCAGATTTAATAATACTTGATATTATGTTACCGAAGTTAAATGGAAATGATGTATTACAGAGATTGCGTAAATTTACAAACGCTCCTGTCATTGTTGTTTCCGCCAAAACAATGGTACAGACAAAAATAGATTTATTAAAATTAGGTGCTGATGATTATATGACTAAGCCGTTTGACCTGCATGAGCTTCTTGCTCGTATTGAAGCAAATTTGAAAAGGACTTCAAATACGTCCTGTCAAAATGATACTTTGACATATAGAGATATTGAAATCAATAACTCTCTAGTTTATATCAAAGAGGTATTAGTATCTTTTACATCAACCGAGTTAAAGATTTTAAGACTATTATTGCAATATCCGCAAAAAATTTTTTCAAAGCAAAATTTATATGAATCCATTTGGAATGAAACTTATGCTTATGATGATGATACGATAAATACCCATATCAGTCATATTCGTAAAAAAATTAAGGCGATTACAAATGAAGATTATATACAAACCATTTGGGGAATCGGTTATAAAATTAAATAACTTTAGATTTTCTTTAGACTTATTAGATATAGTGGCATAGAAAGGAGTGTTTAGAATGACAAAATTTATATGCGAAACAAAAAATCTAAGCAAAAAATATAAAGATTTCTATGCTTTAAAGAATGTGAACTTAACTATTCCAAAAGGAGAAATCTACGGTCTTGTAGGCGAAAATGGGGCAGGAAAAACGACTTTAATCAGGTTATTAACAGGTCTTAATTTTAAGAGCGAGGGAGAAATTATCCTATTTGGACATCAGGATAATCTGCAACATGAAAGGTCAAAAATCGGTTGCACGATTGAAATGCCTGCGTTATATAAGGATATGA containing:
- a CDS encoding RNA polymerase sigma factor; translation: MKPSDFQKTVQCRFESCLKKVVRHVVKDYQQKLKRRQEKETLFCELPEIVVENLAVWDDYETDYTIFNVCGYDIRVYDDELAEALKQLSERNRETLLMYYFLEMNNEEIAKKQNISRSGVFQNRHNSLALMKKLLKEKQ
- a CDS encoding response regulator transcription factor, translating into MKQILIVEDDSFLNKMVAYNLTADGYGVTSALNARTAAEAIRQREFDLVLLDINLPDGNGFELCKLIKPQHPDTIVIFLTANDQESDQIRGYEVGAVDYITKPFVIGALQRKIKAMFAMLEHHKPAKDIYDDGRLFLDFSEQTASLNGKPLTLSPMEYKMLNLFRKNPRQVLTRGQLLEKLWDIDEKFVDEHTLTTSISRIRSKIESDGGAPYIKTVYGMGYQWTGGEAK
- a CDS encoding sensor histidine kinase → MKLQNLSVKRLFGRVAMGLVLSMSGITIALFLVTKQTAVLLTGGALLLCALVGIFVLTQAFGKRLSQFTADLCQTLDHMIAGNEAPQRPEDSETQLARIGHRLARLYQIMQENRRRVDEERQELQTLVSDISHQVKTPVSNLKMATDTLLEKPMTKAERTDFIRGIRSQTDKLDFLFQALVKTSRLETGVIQLDKKPGRLFDTVAQAMSGIVYAAEKKEIVVSVDCPEDLTVFHDSKWTSEALFNLLDNAVKYTPAGGKIAVSVVLWEMYVEIKVADTGKGISESNQAAIFRRFYREEEVHEQQGVGIGLYLAREIVTRQGGYIKVVSEPGKGSEFSIMLPTK
- a CDS encoding response regulator transcription factor produces the protein MNKIAIIEDDIDICNMIAKFLENNKYIVHYALNGAEGIELCKSLVPDLIILDIMLPKLNGNDVLQRLRKFTNAPVIVVSAKTMVQTKIDLLKLGADDYMTKPFDLHELLARIEANLKRTSNTSCQNDTLTYRDIEINNSLVYIKEVLVSFTSTELKILRLLLQYPQKIFSKQNLYESIWNETYAYDDDTINTHISHIRKKIKAITNEDYIQTIWGIGYKIK